In one window of Juglans regia cultivar Chandler chromosome 3, Walnut 2.0, whole genome shotgun sequence DNA:
- the LOC108984145 gene encoding protein EXORDIUM-like 7, with translation MQRHHYCHFLLISCFCFSALALSRSHNKQFDQALNYEGSSDLVNLEYHMGPVLASPIKLYVIWYGHWNPTHQATIRDFLYSLSSSSSYPSVADWWRTVRLYTDQTGSNITGSIVLSGEFYDSKYSHGGYLSRLAIQSVIRTAVNAYPRALPLNPHNGLYLVLTSPDVRVQDFCRAVCGFHYFTFPNIVGVTVPYAWVGHSGTQCPGVCAYPFAWPKYSGRPPPSTNGGNNIMRAPNGDVGADGMISVIAHELAEVSSNPLVNAWYAGDDPTAPTEIADLCMGVYGTGGGGGYVGKVYRDSWGSGYNVKGVKGRRFLVQWVWNPVKKRCFGPNAAD, from the coding sequence ATGCAAAGGCATCACTACTGTCATTTCCTTCTGATTTCTTGCTTTTGTTTCTCTGCACTAGCTCTTTCAAGGAGCCATAACAAGCAATTCGATCAGGCTTTGAACTATGAGGGCTCCTCTGATCTAGTGAACCTTGAGTACCACATGGGTCCTGTCCTTGCTTCTCCTATAAAACTTTATGTAATCTGGTACGGCCATTGGAATCCAACTCACCAAGCCACCATAAGAGATTTCCTCTActccctttcttcctcttcctcttacCCTTCTGTCGCTGATTGGTGGCGGACTGTCCGGCTCTACACTGACCAAACAGGATCAAATATCACAGGGAGCATCGTCCTCTCAGGGGAGTTCTACGATTCTAAATACTCCCATGGTGGTTATCTGAGTCGTTTAGCAATCCAATCTGTCATCAGAACTGCAGTTAATGCATATCCACGAGCTCTGCCTCTCAATCCTCACAATGGTCTCTACCTAGTGTTGACCTCTCCAGATGTTCGAGTCCAAGACTTCTGTAGGGCAGTCTGTGGCTTTCACTACTTCACCTTCCCAAACATTGTTGGAGTCACTGTACCCTATGCATGGGTTGGTCATAGTGGGACTCAGTGCCCGGGCGTCTGTGCCTATCCATTTGCATGGCCCAAGTATTCAGGAAGGCCACCACCAAGCACAAATGGAGGCAACAACATAATGCGTGCACCTAATGGGGATGTGGGTGCTGATGGAATGATTAGTGTGATTGCTCATGAGCTGGCAGAAGTGTCAAGTAACCCACTTGTGAACGCATGGTATGCCGGGGATGATCCAACTGCACCTACCGAAATTGCAGATTTGTGTATGGGTGTTTACGGGACTGGTGGGGGTGGTGGATATGTTGGTAAAGTTTATAGGGATTCTTGGGGATCTGGCTATAATGTGAAGGGAGTGAAGGGAAGAAGGTTTCTTGTGCAATGGGTATGGAACCCTGTAAAAAAGAGATGCTTTGGGCCAAATGCTGCTGACTGA